One window of the Allorhizobium ampelinum S4 genome contains the following:
- a CDS encoding HlyD family type I secretion periplasmic adaptor subunit yields MNVSLKRSQGAVTLLRRTDKPVRTDQEFLAPALEILETPPSPVRMALVVIIAALFAVAITWAAVGKIDIVATAQGKIEPTLKVKIVQPLATGKVSDVLVQNGDHVSKDQVLVRLDDSSAASQYDDLSEQLAASRAEVARRSAAIETVSSRNWPVGGATQINVAWPEGISVALQRREQSVLDSDVAQLSAQLSLIDSQIAQKTIDSDAFGATVSAQESLISTLKKLTFMRETLSQNNAMSTADWLNALQEEEKEQVSLQSDINEKLDADANIAVLKRQAVSTTQSFIADYAQKLEAADEQVQELTQQLREAKAQLDDMTLRSPVDGTIEASTLTSIGQVLTSGSEVLRVVPEGSHLDIQAYITNDEIGFVQVGQAATIKVTAFPYTQYGTISGTVLQVGKDAVSTSQAQADLADSSYTMTTTASGSTSQSADTLVFPVIVQLDKNFIGTAERSAYVSPGMSVSVDINTGDRTILDYLFAPLVDVTSSALHER; encoded by the coding sequence ATGAATGTTTCGCTCAAGCGATCTCAAGGAGCAGTCACGCTGCTGCGCAGAACCGATAAACCAGTCAGGACGGACCAGGAATTTCTTGCGCCGGCTCTCGAGATCTTGGAGACCCCGCCCTCGCCTGTGAGAATGGCGCTTGTCGTGATCATCGCCGCTTTGTTTGCGGTCGCCATCACTTGGGCAGCGGTTGGTAAAATCGATATTGTCGCAACGGCTCAAGGCAAAATCGAGCCAACGCTTAAGGTAAAGATCGTTCAACCTCTGGCCACCGGTAAAGTGTCCGACGTTCTGGTGCAAAATGGCGACCACGTCTCCAAGGACCAAGTTCTCGTGCGTCTGGATGACTCGTCGGCTGCATCTCAGTATGATGATTTGTCGGAGCAACTGGCCGCCAGCAGAGCCGAAGTCGCTCGACGTAGTGCCGCTATTGAGACTGTTTCGTCACGGAACTGGCCGGTTGGGGGAGCGACACAAATCAATGTTGCCTGGCCCGAAGGAATATCGGTTGCGTTGCAACGCCGGGAACAAAGCGTCCTTGACAGCGACGTCGCGCAACTGTCCGCACAACTCTCACTCATCGATAGTCAAATCGCTCAGAAGACGATCGATTCCGATGCGTTCGGAGCGACAGTTTCGGCACAGGAGAGCCTAATCTCAACACTAAAGAAGCTGACATTTATGCGCGAGACGCTGTCTCAGAACAACGCCATGTCGACTGCGGATTGGCTGAACGCTTTGCAAGAAGAAGAGAAGGAACAGGTTTCCTTGCAAAGCGACATCAATGAAAAGCTTGATGCCGACGCAAACATCGCAGTCCTCAAGCGACAAGCCGTATCGACGACCCAATCATTCATCGCCGATTACGCCCAGAAGCTAGAAGCAGCGGACGAACAGGTACAGGAACTGACACAGCAGTTGCGTGAAGCCAAGGCCCAACTCGATGATATGACGTTGCGTAGCCCGGTCGATGGTACGATTGAAGCATCGACACTCACATCGATCGGGCAGGTGCTGACCAGCGGATCAGAGGTGTTGCGCGTTGTTCCCGAGGGAAGCCATCTCGATATTCAAGCATACATCACCAATGATGAGATCGGGTTCGTTCAGGTCGGACAAGCAGCGACCATCAAGGTAACTGCGTTCCCTTATACGCAGTACGGCACGATCAGTGGAACTGTCCTTCAGGTTGGCAAGGATGCCGTATCGACCTCTCAAGCCCAAGCGGATCTCGCAGATTCCTCCTATACAATGACCACGACGGCATCAGGGAGCACGTCTCAATCCGCGGATACGCTTGTATTTCCCGTCATCGTCCAGTTGGACAAGAATTTCATCGGAACCGCAGAGCGCAGCGCCTACGTGTCGCCTGGCATGTCGGTGTCAGTCGACATCAATACAGGTGACAGGACTATTCTCGATTATCTTTTCGCGCCCCTTGTCGATGTCACAAGCTCGGCCCTGCACGAACGCTGA
- a CDS encoding type I secretion system permease/ATPase: MNVDVFPEAVDSGLSALCGIAAFFRIAADPRHLQKELALTGRAADEDDLVRAAAMIGLKARTVTGLTEKRLNTVPVPTIACMSDGGFQVYAGKTTSGGYRVVDPITKIARELTIDALMAELGRKLVLVGLRVGGQGTDPRKFGLSWFLPSIWRYRKPIIHVLLASFFVQIFALVSPLFFQVVVDKVLTHKGYSTLIVLVVGLVIVGLFDVVLKYLRSYALSHTTNRIDIELGQRLFRHLLHLPLGYFETRPAGHTVARVRELETIRNFLTGQALFSVIDLFFTIVAIGVLSVYSVWLTLIVVASIPLYVLIALLVRPALRSKINEKFNRGAISQQFLVEAVVGIHTVKAGAVEPVMQAQWAERLAAYVRTSFDVTMLSAGGQNAIQYVSKISTALILLFGAKAVIDNDLTVGGLIAFNMIAGQVAQPILRLSQVWQDFQQVQISMDRLGDILNFPTEYAPKTALTLARPRGGIDIHDVTFRYRPGGPEILKSVSLSVRPGEIIGIVGSSGSGKSTLTKLVQRLYSPEQGQLLLDGTDISQLDPAWLRGQIGVVLQENLLFNRTIHENIAFANPALPRATVIAIATLAGADEFISKLPQGYDTQIEERGANLSGGQRQRIAIARALATNPPILIFDEATSALDYESERVIQNNMSKISQGRTVLIIAHRLAAVRPCNRIVGMRDGKIAEVGSHSELLAKPEGIYARLWALQNDPAGVS; this comes from the coding sequence TTGAACGTTGATGTTTTTCCGGAAGCCGTGGATTCCGGTCTGTCTGCTCTTTGCGGAATAGCCGCCTTCTTCAGGATCGCGGCGGACCCCAGGCATTTACAAAAAGAACTAGCTCTGACAGGGCGGGCTGCCGATGAAGACGATCTGGTACGCGCAGCTGCCATGATTGGTCTTAAAGCTCGCACCGTTACTGGGTTGACCGAAAAGCGCCTGAACACCGTCCCTGTTCCAACCATCGCCTGCATGAGCGATGGTGGCTTCCAGGTCTACGCGGGCAAGACGACGAGTGGTGGCTATCGTGTAGTTGACCCAATAACCAAAATCGCCCGCGAATTGACAATCGATGCCCTGATGGCCGAACTCGGACGGAAACTCGTCCTGGTCGGCCTGCGCGTCGGAGGACAAGGTACCGACCCCAGAAAGTTCGGCTTGAGTTGGTTTTTGCCGTCTATCTGGCGCTATCGCAAGCCGATCATCCACGTCCTGCTCGCCTCTTTTTTCGTTCAGATCTTCGCTCTCGTCTCGCCGCTCTTTTTCCAAGTCGTGGTTGACAAAGTTCTAACGCACAAGGGCTATTCGACACTCATTGTTCTGGTCGTTGGCCTGGTCATTGTGGGCTTATTCGATGTCGTGCTGAAGTACCTGCGCAGCTATGCCCTGTCGCACACCACCAATCGTATCGACATCGAACTCGGTCAGCGTCTCTTCCGCCATCTGTTACATCTGCCGCTCGGCTATTTCGAAACGCGGCCGGCCGGACATACCGTCGCAAGAGTGCGTGAGCTTGAAACCATCCGCAATTTCTTGACCGGGCAGGCTTTGTTCTCAGTCATCGACCTGTTCTTTACCATTGTCGCGATTGGCGTTCTGTCGGTTTACTCCGTGTGGCTGACGTTGATCGTCGTCGCTTCAATCCCCCTTTACGTGTTGATCGCACTTCTCGTGCGTCCGGCGTTACGCAGCAAGATCAACGAAAAATTCAATCGCGGCGCCATAAGCCAACAATTCTTAGTTGAGGCTGTCGTCGGCATCCACACAGTCAAGGCCGGTGCGGTGGAGCCTGTCATGCAGGCGCAATGGGCCGAACGATTGGCGGCCTATGTTCGAACCAGCTTCGATGTGACGATGCTAAGTGCAGGCGGACAGAACGCAATTCAATATGTCAGTAAAATCTCTACCGCTCTTATCCTTCTGTTCGGCGCCAAGGCGGTTATTGATAATGATCTGACCGTCGGTGGCCTGATCGCCTTCAATATGATTGCTGGACAGGTCGCGCAGCCGATTCTGCGGCTGTCGCAAGTCTGGCAGGACTTCCAGCAGGTGCAGATCTCCATGGACAGACTGGGCGATATCCTGAATTTTCCCACGGAATATGCGCCGAAAACAGCACTAACGCTTGCCAGGCCCCGAGGTGGCATCGACATCCATGACGTGACCTTCCGTTATCGTCCAGGTGGGCCAGAAATCCTAAAATCCGTCAGTCTCAGTGTCCGTCCAGGAGAAATCATAGGTATCGTCGGCTCGTCTGGCTCCGGAAAGTCCACACTGACAAAACTGGTTCAACGTCTTTATAGCCCTGAGCAGGGCCAACTTCTTCTGGATGGCACTGATATTTCTCAGCTCGATCCAGCATGGCTGAGGGGACAAATTGGCGTCGTCCTACAAGAAAACCTGCTGTTCAACAGAACGATCCACGAAAATATCGCTTTCGCAAACCCGGCCCTGCCGCGCGCAACAGTGATCGCAATTGCCACGTTGGCCGGCGCTGACGAGTTCATATCGAAGCTGCCACAGGGCTATGACACACAGATTGAGGAACGGGGAGCCAATCTATCTGGTGGGCAACGGCAGCGAATTGCAATTGCAAGAGCGCTCGCCACGAACCCACCGATCCTTATTTTCGATGAAGCCACCTCTGCGTTGGACTACGAAAGTGAGCGGGTGATTCAAAACAATATGAGCAAAATATCGCAAGGCAGAACAGTGCTGATCATCGCCCACCGGCTGGCGGCGGTGCGGCCATGCAACCGTATAGTTGGGATGAGGGACGGCAAGATTGCCGAAGTAGGCAGTCATTCTGAGCTGCTCGCAAAACCTGAAGGCATCTATGCCAGGCTTTGGGCACTGCAAAACGATCCAGCAGGTGTGTCATGA